Below is a window of Niabella agricola DNA.
GGTGTTTAATCCTCAGGGCCACCGGATTGCCTATATCCCGGTTCCTGAAAAGTGGACCGCCAATGTTTGTTTTGGAGGAAAGAACCGCGACCTGCTTTTTATGACTGCCGGAACCAGTATCTATACGCTTCGGATGCAGGTAAAAGGCATCAAGAAGTTTTAAAGGTGCCGTACCCGAAACACTTGCAGGTACAGGCAAAATCATTCTTTTGCCGGTAAAAAGGACTGGCTTTAATTGCCAGGCAGCGCCGATAGGCGCCTTTTTA
It encodes the following:
- a CDS encoding SMP-30/gluconolactonase/LRE family protein, encoding MFNPQGHRIAYIPVPEKWTANVCFGGKNRDLLFMTAGTSIYTLRMQVKGIKKF